The Nitrospirota bacterium DNA window GGCAATATAAGGAAACAGTCTTTTAAAGATATCTGGGAAAACTCCGGGCTGTTCAAAGAACTGCGGGACTTTAAAAAATATAAGGGCAGATGCGGTTCATGCGAGTATGTGACAGTGTGCGGAGGCTGCAGGGCAAGGGCATACGCCATTACAGGAGATTATCTTGATGAAGAGCCTTTCTGCGGATATGTTCCGAAGAGACTAAAACGGGAGGGAAAATGAATGATACATTTTTAAAGGCGTGCTGCGGTGAAAAAGTTTCACATACCCCTGTCTGGATAATGAGGCAGGCAGGGCGGTATTTAAAGCAATATCAGCAGGTGAGAAAAAAAGTGGATTTTCTTACCCTTTGCAAAACGCCTGAGCTTGCGGCTAAAGTGACAATACAGCCGATTGATGCGCTCGGCGTTGATGCGGCAATACTTTTTTCTGACATACTCATCCCGGTTGAGGCAATGGGCCTCGGGCTTAAATTTTCTGAAAAAATCGGTCCCCAGTTTTCAAACCCGGTAAGAGATGCGGCCGGATTAAAAAAACTCCGAATACCCGACCCTGAGAACGACCTGAGTTTTGTGATGGAAACCATAAGGATTTTGCGCAGGGAGCTTGCGGGACGGGTTCCTTTGATTGGATTTGCAGGCGCTCCTTTTACAACTTCTATATACATGATTGAGGGCGGGACATCAAAGAATTTCCTGAATACAAAAAGGATGATGTTTCAAAACCCAAAGCTTTATGCTGCAGTCATGGATAAAATCACGCAGACGCTTACTGAATATCTAAAGGGGCAGATAGCGGCAGGCGCTCAGGCGCTTCAGCTTTTTGATTCGTGGGGAGGCGCGCTTTCACCGCAGGATTTTAAAGTTTTTGCCCTGCCTTATGTTAAAGAGATAATTAAAAATCTCAGGAAGTGGCAGGCGCAGGAGAAAAGACAGCCGGTGCCGATTATTTATTTTGTCGGCGAATGCGCCGGCGTGCTTGAAGATATTAAGGACTCAGGCGCGGATGTTGCAGGCATTGACTGGCGGATAAGCATTGATACGGCAATTAAACACCTCGGCAGTAAAATCTCGGTTCAGGGCAATTTGGACCCGTGCGCCTTGTTTTTGCCAAAAGATAAAATAGTTGAGCGCGTAAAAGATATTTTAAAGAAAGCTGATTCTGCACGCGGGTATATCTTCAACCTCGGTCATGGCATCCTGCCTGAGACGCCTGTTGAAAGCGCAGTCGCAGTAGTTGAGGCAGTGCACAAATACGGCGGGGAGAAATAGTCTTAACCACAGATTAACACAGATTAACACAGATTTTTTAAGAAAAAAAGAGAGTACAGAAAGCCACTTTGTGTTCTTAAAAAAACGTCATTCCCCGACTTGATCGGGGAATCCAAAAACTTAAAATACTGGATTCCCGCCTTCGCGGGAATGACAACACCCAAAGCATAAGATTTTTCTGTGTCCTCTGTGGTTTAAATAGCTTTGCTGTTTTAATTTTTATTCCACTCTGACGATTATATTTTCCGGCAGTTTTGTCTTTAATGCCGCAAGCGTCTTTTTGAATGCTCCCTCAGATTTGGATTCAACAGTGATAATTATGCAGTGCTCAGGGTTGTTTTCAATCGGGTAAGAGCCTATATCCACATCTTTGTTCTCAAGCACAATCTCAGTCAGTGTATCTGCAATCAGCGATTCATGGGTATTATTAAGAAAAATCCGCTTCAGATAAAACGGTGATGAGCGGAACCGTTCCTTAATCAGGGAAAATTTATTTTTCAGGTAATCCGGGATTCCGGGAAAAATAAATATATTTTTGAAAACCACAACTGGAAAACGCATCTCTTTAAATGAAATGACCTCAGTTCCCTCGGGCACCAGGGCAATTTTGAGCATGGCGTCAGTGAGAATGTCTTTATATTTTTTTGTCAAAAAACCTTCAATTTCAGGGTGCGGTGTAAGTTTTACGCCAAAGCCGTGAGCCATGCCTGCCATTGTGACATCATCATGCGTTGGTCCCACTCCCCCTGAGGTAAAAACATAGTCATACGCCTTTGAAAACTCAAACGCCTCTTTGCCTATGATTTCTATTTCATCGGGGATAACGGAGATGCGTCTTACGCTTACTCCAAGCTCCCGCAGTTCTGAGGCAAGGAAAAAAGAATTGCCTTCATGCAGTTTGCCTGAGAGTATCTCATTGCCGATGATAATAATTCCTGCGGTTTTTATATTAGTCATTGCCCGCTAATTTTATCATAAGGGGATTACTATTGGAAATATTTTTTAAGAGCAATTAAATTAATGAGCAAAACCTCCGGCAGGAGGCAAGGGACAGAAAAAGCTCTTAGAAATGCAATGATTTATTTTTGAAATGTTATGCGGCAAAATGAAAGTTAATTATATATTTTTCACTTGCCGCATGACATGTTTTAAGGTATTGCCCTAAGAGTTTTTTCTGTCCCTTGCCTCCATCATGTTCGTGTCATTCCGTCCCGACACATCGGGACGGAATCCAGTTCCTTTAAAAAAGCACCTGAATTCCCGATAGAAATCCTCGGGAATGACAGGGAAAAAACAATATAGAGCTTAAAACCCCACACAGGTTACACTTCCGTAATGCTACTGTATTGTAATATGTTACACCTTAAACTCAATACCTCATGCCAAGAAATTCCATAACTGTTTGATTTTAAAGAAAAATAAGGTTATTATTTTTTTACAGTTTTGCGGCATTTTTCTTGCTTGATTTTTTCATAGGGGAATATTTGTAGCATTTCAACCCATAGCATTTAAAATTAATAGAAAGGAGATAATTATAATGATAAGAAAGTATAAAGCATTATTACTTTTAGTTGTCATCTGCATGACGAGTATATCTTTCACAACATCGTCTCATGCAGTGGTTACGGCTACGGGCGATGCCGTGATAGACTGGAGCTCCCTTGTAATTACTTTTGACCCTGGTATGAGCTTAACATGGACAGCACAGGGAAGTGGGTCTGAGGCTTGGGCCTACTATAATGGAGTACAAATGGATAATCAGGCCTCCAGCTCAAGTGATTGGGGTGATACATACGCCTCAGCCGCGTACTCTACTGCAAATGGATCTGC harbors:
- the hemE gene encoding uroporphyrinogen decarboxylase, producing MNDTFLKACCGEKVSHTPVWIMRQAGRYLKQYQQVRKKVDFLTLCKTPELAAKVTIQPIDALGVDAAILFSDILIPVEAMGLGLKFSEKIGPQFSNPVRDAAGLKKLRIPDPENDLSFVMETIRILRRELAGRVPLIGFAGAPFTTSIYMIEGGTSKNFLNTKRMMFQNPKLYAAVMDKITQTLTEYLKGQIAAGAQALQLFDSWGGALSPQDFKVFALPYVKEIIKNLRKWQAQEKRQPVPIIYFVGECAGVLEDIKDSGADVAGIDWRISIDTAIKHLGSKISVQGNLDPCALFLPKDKIVERVKDILKKADSARGYIFNLGHGILPETPVESAVAVVEAVHKYGGEK
- a CDS encoding competence/damage-inducible protein A, with translation MTNIKTAGIIIIGNEILSGKLHEGNSFFLASELRELGVSVRRISVIPDEIEIIGKEAFEFSKAYDYVFTSGGVGPTHDDVTMAGMAHGFGVKLTPHPEIEGFLTKKYKDILTDAMLKIALVPEGTEVISFKEMRFPVVVFKNIFIFPGIPDYLKNKFSLIKERFRSSPFYLKRIFLNNTHESLIADTLTEIVLENKDVDIGSYPIENNPEHCIIITVESKSEGAFKKTLAALKTKLPENIIVRVE